The Pseudomonadales bacterium sequence GCGGCGGCGACGACTTCCTGCAAGCGCTGGTCGTTGCGCGGATGGGTCGAGAACACGCCGTGATATACCGCTGCTTCGTGTCCATCGGCGCGGGCACGCACACGCGCAAAGCTCTCCTGTTCCTTCAGCGCGCCGAGCACTTCGACCATCGCCATCGGGTCATAACCGCTGCGGTGCATGAACCTGGCGCCTTCGCGATCGGCTTCGAGCTCCATCTCACGCCCGTAACCGCGCACCATCGCGGTTCCTGCGGTCGCTGCCGCGTCCTGCGCCAGACTGCCCACCGTACCGCTGCCGGTGCCAATCGCCGCCAGCACGCCGAGCGCCAGCGAAGCCACCGAACTCGTCTTCGACATCACGTCCTGGCGCGAGGCATGCCGTTCGGTGATATGCGCAATCTCGTGGGCAAGCACTGCCGCGAGCTCGGCCTCCGACTGCAGATACAGGATCAATCCACGATTGATGTAGACGAAACCGCCGGGCGTCGCGAACGCGTTGATGTCGGGACTGTCGAGCACCGTGAACGTGTATTCGAGCCCGGGACGATCGCTGGCACGCGCGAGCCGGTTGCCGACCCGTGCGACGTAAGCGGCAAGCGCAGGGTTCGCGTAGACCGGAATCTTCGCGAGGATCTCGCGATGCATCTCGCGCCCGATCGTGATCTCCTTCTGCTCCGACATCGACCAGGCGCTGAGCGGCGCCAGCCCCAGCAGGGTGATCAGCAGCAGCATGCGCATCTTCATGGCGCCGTGAACAACTGTCGCAACTGCGCGCTGATGCCCTCGCAGGCCGAAGCACGCACGCGCGCGATCAGCGGCACCGGAACGATCAGTGCCGGCATGTAGGAAGTTCCCTCCGCTTCGGCACTGATCGTCGCGATCGCCTGCGTCTGCTTCAGGTCCCAGACGCTCGCTTCGTATTTCGACTGATCGTCCCAGGTACCGAAGCCGATACAACCCCCGCCACCCGGCCCGATCGCGCACGAGACCGACCCCGCCTTGTCGACGGTTTCGGTATGGCCGTCGACCCAGACGATGTAGCGCAAGCCGGTCTCGTTCATCCGCGCCGCGAATGCCGGCATCTGCATCAACGCCTCGAAGCGCTTCAGGCTCATCGGGGCCGTGCGCGGCTCGAACCACGGATAGAAGCGGTTCATGAACTCGAGCTCGGGCAGCACCGTTGCGCCGCTGCCCGCGATGCCGCGCCCCACGCAGCGCACGAACGCGGGTTCGGTCTCGTAGTCGCTGCTGTGACGGCGGCCCAGCACGACCACGCGTTCGCCATCCCCGAGCGCAACCGGTGCCACCCGACTCTCGTCGATCGTCGTCGTCGTGCACCCTGCCACCGCCAGCCACATCGGCAGCGACACGCATCGCAACAGCGCCGTAACAGCTCTCATCGGAGACACCCTCCTGCGCGCACCATGATAGAGCCGTGCCGCGACGGCTGGCCAGCAGTGCGGCCCGGCCGGCTCAGGGTGGTGCCTGCGACCAGTCGACCAGGGCGAAGCGCCAGGTCACGAGGACCAGCAGACCGAACGCGATGCGGTACCACGCGAATACGGCGTAGGAATGTCCGGCCACGAAGCGCAGCAGCGCCCGCACCGCGATCATTGCGCACACGAAGGACGTGACGAACCCGACGGTGAATACCGGCAGGTCGGAGGCGAGGAACTGATCGCGGTAACGATAAGCCGAGTAGACCGCGGCACCGACCATCGTCGGCATGGCCAGGAAGAACGAGAATTCCGTTGCCGCGCGCCGCGACAGGCCGAACAGCAGACCACCGATGATCGTGGCACCGGAACGCGAGGTCCCGGGTATCAGCGCCAGACACTGGGCGCAGCCGATCTTCAGCGCATGCCTCCAGTCCATCAGATCGACCGCATCGATCCCGCTGCGGTGTTCGCGCCGTTCGACCCAGAGGATCACCAGACCGCCGACGACCAGTGCCATCGCCACCGACGGCGGGTTGAACAGGCGCTGCGTGATCAGATCGGAGAACAGCACACCGAGCACCGCCGCCGGAATGAAGGCGAGCAGCAGATTCACCGTGAAACGCTGTGCCTGCGCAGAGCGCGGCAGATCGCGCACCACGCCGACGATACGCGCCCGGTACTCCCACATCACGGCAAGGATCGCGCCAAGCTGGATGATGATGTTGAACGCGGCAGCACGCTCACCCGTGAAGCCGATCAGGTCGGCAACGATGATCTGGTGTCCGGTACTGGATACCGGAATGAACTCGGTAAGGCCTTCGACCACACCGAGCAACAGCGCCTGCAGCAGCGACCACGAATCCATGGCGTGGGCGTTCAGCGCAAAAAGGCTTCACCACCGTCGAGCGGCAGCGTATGGCCCGTGATATAGCGCGCGTCGGGCCCGCACAGGAACGCGACCGCCCGGCCGATATCGACCTCGCAGTCACCGACACGCCCCAGCGGCACCAGGCGCAGCAGCGCAGCCGCCTCCTGCGGATAAGCCGCAGTCCACGCGTCCATCGCCGGCGACATCGCCAGCGGCAGGATGCAGTTGACACGGATACCGTCCGGACCCCATTCGACCGCCGCCGCCCTCGTCAGTGCCCGGATCGCTTCCTTGGCTGCGGTATACGCGCCAAGACCTGCGGCACCCGGGCGCATGGCCGCCGACGAACCGAGATTCACCACACAGCCTCCATCACGCAGGTAGCGATGGCAGGCACGCATGAAGCGCAGCGTCGCCAGCGGACCCGAATCCATTCCGGCCTGGTAATGCTCTTCGGAAAACTCGAGGATCCTCCCGAGCGCGACCACCTGGGCGTTGTTGACCAGGATGTCGACCGTGCCGAACGCGTCCACCGTGGACTGCACGCAGCGTTCGATGTCCGCGGCGATCATCACGTCACAGACGACCGGCAAGGCACTGCCGCCCCGCTGCGTGATCTCGGCACAGGTCTCGAGCAGCTTGCCCTCGGTGCGTCCGGCCGCGACCACCCGCGCGCCTTCCGCGGCGAGCGCGAGTGCAATACCGCGTCCCACCCCCTGCCCCGCCCCCGTGACCAGCGCGACCTTGCCTGCCAGAGTCCCCATGATCCGTCTCCCGTCCGCCACGTGCCCGCACCGTCACCGCACCCCGAAGCGTCCGCGCTACGCGCCGAGTTCGTCGATCTGCCGGTTGAGTGTCCAGTAATCGTAAAGAACCCCGAGCATGAACAGCCCGCCGGTGAACAGGTACAGCAGCCCGCTCAGCCACTTGCCCATGTAGAAGCGGTGCACGCCGAAGACGCCGAGAAAGGTCAGCAGCAGCCAGCTCACGTTATAGCCGACCGGACCCGTGCGATAGCGACGCTCCGCATCCCTGTCCATGCCGGGGATCAGGAACAGGTCGATGATCCAGCCGATACCGAGCAACCCCAGGGTGCAGAACCAGATGGTGCCACTGACCGGCTTTCCATAATAGAACCGGTGCGCTCCCATGAAACCGAAGATCCACAGCAGGTAGCCCATCGGTACCGAATGCGTCTGCCCGCCTGCGCTCATCGTCCCCACCCCCTTGCAACGACGCCGTAGTGTAGCCAATCCAGGTCCAGATGCACCTTCTGCGACACGAATTCGCTACACTCCGTCGCATGACGATACGCAACCTCGACAAACTCCTGGCGCCCTCCTCGGTGGCGGTGATCGGCGCCAGCGAACGTGCCGGCAGCATCGGCAACGTACTGACACGCAACCTGCTGGCCGGAGGCTTCGCGGGTCCGATCTGGGCGGTGAACCCGCGCCACGGTGGCGCCAGCGTGCTCGGCGTCCCGTGTTTTGCGTCCGTGGCCGAACTGCCGGCAGCGCCGGATCTGGCCGTGATCGTGACGCCGGCCGCGAGTGCGCCCGGACTCGTCGCCGCGCTCGGCGCACGCGGCACCCGAGCCGTGATCGTGATCAGCGCAACCCCCGAGGGAGCGCAAGGCAAGGCGATCAAGACGGCGATCCTCGAAGCGGCACGCCCGTACACACTGCGCGTCGTCGGGCCGAACTGTCTCGGCATGATGGTGCCGGGGATCGGCCTCGACGCGAGCTTCTCGCATCTGGCTCCACTGGCGGGACGACTGGCGTTCGTGACCCAGTCGGGCGCGATCGTGACCTCGATGATCGACTGGGCGCACGCACGTGGCATCGGTTTCTCGCAGGTGCTGTCGCTCGGCGACATGAGCGACGTCGACATCGGCGACATGCTCGATTACCTCGCCAACGACGCCGCAAGCGACGCGGTGCTGCTCTATGTCGAGTCCGTGAGCAGCGCGCGCAAGTTCGTCTCCGCGGCACGTGCGGCTGCACGCACCAAGCCGGTGATCGTCGTCAAGGGCGGACGCTTCGCGGCCGGTGCACGCGCGGCGGCAACGCACACCGGTGCGATGATGGGCCGCGATGAAGTGTACGAGGCGGTGTTCCGCCGCACCGGCATCGTTCGCGTCTACACGCTGACCGAACTGTTCAACGCCGCAGAAACCTTGAGCCGCATGCGCAAGCTGCGTGGCGAGCGGCTCGCGATCCTGACCAACGGGGGCGGACTGGGGGTACTTGCAGCCGATGCGCTCGGGGCACTCGACGGCACCCTGGCCACCCTCGACGAGCAGACCGTTGCCGCACTCGATGCGATTCTGCCGCAGAACTGGTCACGCGCGAACCCGATCGACGTGATCGGCGATGCGCCCCCGGAACGCCTCGCACATGCCGCCGACATCATCGCAGCCGATCGCGGCGTGGACGCCGTACTGGTGGTGCACTGCCCCACCGCAGTCTGTCCCGGCGTCGAGGCTGCACGCGCGATTGCCGAAGTCTTTGCGCCACGGCGCACGACGCAACTGCTGACGAGCTGGGTCGGCGGCGCAACCGCGCTGGCTGCACGTGAGGCATTCAGTGCAGCCGGCATCCCGACCTACCCGACGCCCGAACAGGCGGTCCGCGGCTTCATGCACGCGGTCGCCCACGCACGCGGCCAACGCATCCTGATGGAAACGCCGGAGCTCGCACCGCTGACGCGCACACCCGAAATCCGTGTGGTCGCCGAACTGCTCGCACAGGCACGCCGTGAAGGACGCGAGTGGCTGGACAGCAGCGCCACGCGGCGTGTGCTGCAGGCCTATGGTTTTCCGGTAGTCGAAGCGTTCCATGTCGAATCACCTGCGGAGGCCGCTGCAGCGGCTGCACGCATCGCGGCTCCCGTGGCGCTGAAGATCCGTTCGCCGGACATACCGCACAAGACCGACTTCGGCGGCGTGGTGCTCGACCTGGCCGACCCCGAGGCAACCCGTGCCGCTGCCGAGGCGATGCGCACGAGCATCACGGCACGATTGCCGGGCGCACGCATCGAGGGTTTCAGCGTCGAGCGCATGGTGCATCGTCGCGGCGCCTACGAGCTCATCATCGGCATGAGTTCGGACCCGCAGTTCGGCCCGGTGCTGGTGTTCGGCCACGGCGGTACGGCAACCGAGACGATCGCCGATACCGCACTCGCCTTGCCGCCGCTGAACATGCACCTCGCGCGCACGCTGATCACCCGCACACGCATCGCACGACTGCTCGGCGGAGCGCGCGGCATGCCGGCGGCAAACCTCGATGCGATCGCGCTCGCGCTGGTAAGGCTGTCGCAGCTCGTGTGCGACTTCGGCGAAATCGCCGAAATGGAGATCAACCCGCTGCTCGCGGACGTGCACGACGTAGTGGCCATAGACGCGCGCATCCGCCTCGGCGAGGCCACCGACGCGGGAACCGCTCGCCTGGCGATCAAGCCCTATCCGCGTGAACTCGAGGAAGACGTGCCACTTGCCGACGGGCGGGTGCTGTGGCTGCGCCCGGTGCTGCCGGAAGACGAGCCGTCACTGCGCCGGGCCTTCGAGAGCCTGAACGCGGACGAGATCTACCTGCGCTTCTTCGCTCCGATCAAGGCGATGTCGCACGCGATGGCCGCACGCTTCACGCAGATCGACTACGACCGCCAGATGGTGCTGATCCTGACCGATCATGGCGCGCCGGGAACGACCGAATTCTACGGATCGGTCAATATCGTCTGCGACCCTGACCTGCAACGCGCGGAGTATGCGATCCTGGTGCGCCACGACATGACCGGAATGGGTCTTGGTACGCTCCTGATGCGCCGCATCATCGCCTACGCACGCGGGCGCGGCATCGCTGAAATCTTCGGCGATGTGCTGGTGCAGAACCACAGCATGCTGAATCTCTGCACGCAACTCGGTTTCCGCATCGAGGCTTCCAGCGGAGACCCCGGCGTGGTCACGGTGCGCCTGGATCTGGGCAGCGCACGCACCGACTGATCCGACTCGCACTCAGTGTCGATGCCAGGCTGCGGCAAACTTGCGGATCAGCCCGGTGTCGTATTTCGCGTCGGCGATCAGCACATCGGCATCGACCGATGCGAGTACGTGTCCGTCGGTCTCGACCACGAAGAAGTGGGGAAACAGCTCGAACTCGGGGAATGCGGCGAGGAAGGCCTCGTTGGTGTTGTCATCGCCGTAGTACACCCGCAGCAGCTCGAACTCGCCGTACAGCGTGCGCGCCGCTTCGGCGTCGGAACGCAGATGGCGATCGAGCAGGAAGCACCACACGCACCAGTCTCCACCGACCATGACCAGCACGCGCTTGTCGCTGGCCGCAGCCGCCGCAAGCGCGCGCCGCAGGTCACCTGCCGGATCACGGGCGGCATCGAAGCGCAGCGAGTAGTCGGCGGGCCCCTGATCCGCCCCGGTGCGTGTTGCGCTCGGCGCAGCCGCAGTGCCCTGCGCGTGCGACGGCAGCGCCTGCGCCAGCATCAGCAGCAGTGCCAGGACCGGGAACGACCACAGAAAAACACGCCACGGCGGCACACGCGCGGCCCGGTTCGCGACAATTGCCTTACAATCTCTCGACCGATACATCATCCAACCATCCTGCGGAGGCTACCCATGGCACTGAACCTCGAAGACTGTCATGCAATCGAGCAACTCCTGCATCGCTATTGCCACAACGCTGACTACAGCCTGCCCGAAGCGATGCGCGCAATCTTCACCGAAGATGCGGTATTCGAGCTCGGGGCGATGAACGTGCGCTGCGAAGGCTTCGAAGCGATCCTCGCCTTCTTCCAGAATGCGCGCGGCTCGATACCGCCGGCGCAGCATGTTATCAACAACCTCGTCCTCGAGGGAGACGGTGATTCGGCGCAATCCTCCTGCTACATACAGGTGATCACCACCGTCGATGGCGAGCCACGGATCATGATGACCGGACGCTACATCGACACCCTGCAGCGCACGGCGGACGGCTGGCGACTCGCACGGCGCATCGTCAGCAACTGAGCACGCGCTGCCAGTCGCCCCGTGCACGGTTCCGTCGGCATGCCGGATTTCAACCGGCGCCGGCGGCGTCGTGGCATACCAGCACCTCGGCGAGCAATGTAGTGGCATAGCAGCCGGGAGGCAGGCCGAACGACAGCACGACGCCCGTCTCCCCGATCCATTCCCAGGCGAGATCGCGCGGCAACACGCGCAATGCGCGCCGCTCCTGGCGCAGCCCGGCATCGGCCAGGCCCTGTGCCAAGTCGGGAAGACGGCCCGCTGCTGCCCGCTCGAGCTCGGCAATCGCGCCGCCAGCCGGACTGTCGCCCGCACCCCACAAGGGACCCGTCGGATGCAGTTCACCGGCACGAACCCGTGCCGCGAGCGTGGCGTCGATCTCCGGCGCCGGGAAGTAGCTGCCGCGCCCATCGGGCATCAGCGCATCCCCGGCACACGCCGTGCACCAGGAGCCGTCGCCGACGCGCTCCGCCAGCACCGCATTGAAGATCGCTGCGCGAGCGGTCGACAACAGCAGACCGCGCAGCTTGCGGTCCGCGACCCGCCGGGTGCCGGCGAACCAGTCGTGCGCCAGCGCCAGGTTGTTGCCGCCACGACCGAAACGCTGCACCCCGAAATGGTTCGGCGCACCGTGCACGGCCAGTTCCGCCAGCCGCCGATCCAGCAGGGAACGCTCACCCGTGAAATCCCGCACCGCGATGCGGAACCGGTTCGCGCGCAGACCGCCGATCGCGAGCTTGCGACGACGCCGGCGCGTCTCGAGCACCTCTACCGACGGCGGCAGCCCGTCGAAGCACGGGTCTGCACGTCCCGGCAGATGCAGGCTGAACCATTGCGTGGTGAGCGCATGGCGATCCTTGCGCCCCGCATAACCGACGTCACGCACGCGGATTCCCGCTGCACGTGCAAGCAGTGAAGCGACGTGATCGGTGTTCTCGCCGGCCTTGCGCACCCGCAGCCAGAGGTGCTCTCCGCCGCTGTCGTCGTCCATCTCGATATGCTCGTCGACCACGAAATCGGCAACGGCAGCACGGATCGTGCCGCTGCCGGCCAGCGGTCCGGCCCGCGGCTGCGCGCGCTCTTCCAGCATCGAACTCATTGTCCGCGGATCCTGCAGGCGCAAGCATTCATCGACACGTTTTCCAGCCTCCGTGACACGCGCCAGACACCACGTACACACATCGCATCAGCGACTCGTCCGGATACTCAACGACGAGTCGATCGCCCCAAGGAAGGCATTCTCGGCGCGCAGATCCTCTTCGAGCAGCGGATGCCTGCGCAACCAGGTCGCGGGCAGCTCGATCTCCCAGCCGTTTCGCACCGGGACCAGGCGCAGCGCCGGCAGGCGTTGATCGACGCGCATGCGGTTGAACAGGCACGCCAGTCGCAACACCAGCACCAGCGTCCAGTCAGCCTCGAAGCCGTAGCTGTGCACCTCGGGTGTACGCAGCTTGCGGCGGTGGTTCAGCACCAGGAAGCTCAGCATCTTCTGCTCACTGCGCGAGAATCCCGGCATGTCGGCGTGTTCGAGCAGGTAGGCACCGTGCCGGTGGTAGCCGTTGTGCGAGATCGTGAGCCCCAGTTCGTGCAACTGGGCCGCAGCGACCAGCACCTGCTGCGCGAAGTTGCGCTCGGTACGCAGCCACGACAGCACCTGTGGCAACAGCACCTTCGCAAGCCGCTCGACGCGCATCGCCTGGCGGCGATCGATGTTGAACTGCCGCCCCAGGTAGTCGATCGTCTGCCGTCGCGTGTCCTCATGCTCGCCCTGGTCCGCCAGTTCGTAGAGCACACCCTCCTTCAGCGCATAATCCGACACGTGCATGCGCTCGATGTCCAGTTCGATGAACGCAGCATGCAGTATCGCCAGTCCGCCGGGAAACACCGGCGCCCGTTCGCTGCTGACCCCCAGCGCCTCCAGCGCAGCAATCCGGCGCTTGCGCAACAACCGCTCGACCAGCGCCTCGAGCGCGTCGCGCGTGATCATGTGTTCACCCGGATTGAAGCGTTCGATCAGGCTTGCCACATGGCGGATCGTACCGGAAGTGCCGACTGCTTCGTCCCAGCGCGCTGCACCGTGGCCGCCCGCAAGATGCTGGATCTCCGCACGCGCCAGCGTCAGCGCACGCTCGTAGCGTGAGCGCGTGATGCGTCCGTCGGCGAAGAATTTCTCGCTCATCGAGACACAGCCGATGAACAGGCTCTCGATGCGCTTCGCCTTGCGCCGCCCGACGATGAACTCCGTGGAGCCACCGCCGATGTCGATCACGAGTCGGCGCAGCGCATTGCTGGCATGCCCCTTGACGACGCCGAGAAAGATCAGTCGCCCTTCTTCCTGGCCGCTGATCACGTCGATCGGGACACCGATGATCTTCTCGACCCGCTCGAGAAATGCATCGGCGTTGGTGGCGGTACGCAGCGTATTGGTGGCGACCACGCGCAGGTTCGTGCGCGGAACATTGCGCAACTGCTGCGCAAACGTGGTCAGACTGTCGAGCGCACGCTGCATGGCCTTCTCGTCCAGCCTGCTGTCCTCACCGAGGCCCTGCGCCAGGCGCACCATGTCCTTGCGCCGGTCGAGCATGACGATGCGACCCGCCTCGAGCCGCCCCACCAGCAGGTGAAAGCTGTTCGATCCGAGGTCCAGCACGGCACAGACGGGACCGGTCGTCTCGTTCATGTGAGGTATTTCCGTGGTATTGCACTGAAGGCTGTAATAAAACTGCCAACGAGAGCGGTCCGACGGGCGATCGCCGACGCGCGGCGGCCCAGTTTAATCGCTGACGGTGCATTTTCAATTGTTGCCATCGAACGGCGGATTTCCGATGCCATCGAAACGCAAGACCCTTCCGCTCCATCCGAAGGAGCTCAGCTGGCTCTCGTTCAATGCACGCGTGCTGCAGGAAGCCGAGGATCCCGAAGTGCCGCTGATCGAGCGCGTGCGCTTCATGGGCATCTTTTCCAACAACCTCGACGAGTTCTACCGGGTCCGCTATGCCGATGTGCGGCGCCTCGCAGCGTTCGCCAAGGGACGCGAGAAGGCGCGCTGGGAGCAACTGCTCGACGACATCCGTGATGCAGTCGGCGACCTGCAGATGCGTTTCGATCACGTGTACCGGACCTGCCTCGCGGAGCTGCGTGCAAACAGCATCTATCTGATCGACGAGCGCCAGATCGACGAGCCGCAACGCGAATTCGTGCGCCGCTATTTCTTCGGTCGCGTGATGCCGGCGCTGTCGCCGATCATCCTCAGCGACAACTCGCCGATTCCACAGCTCGAGGACGGCTCGATCTACCTTGCGGTACGACTGCAGCTCGCGAACCAGAACAGCCGTTACGCGATCGTGAACATCCCGTCCGACCGCCTGCCACGCTTCGTCGTGCTGCCCGCACCGACCGCGCAGACCGGGCGCCAGGTGCTCATGGTACTGGACAACATCATCCGCGCCTGCCTGCCCGAGGTATTCGAAGGCGTATTCCCGATCACGCAGGCCGATGCATTCACGTTCAAGCTCACGCGCGACGCCGAACTGGAACTCGGCGAAGGCATCACGCAGAGCCTCGTCGATGCACTCGCAAGCAGCCTGAAGAAGCGCAAGCTCGGTGACCCGGTACGGCTGATCTACGACCGGCGCATGCCGACCGACATGCTCGACACGCTGGTGCGTCGCCTGCGTCTCGGCAGCTACGACAACGTGCTGCCCGGCGCACGCTACCACAACTCGAAGGATTTCATGGACTTTCCGAATCTCGGCGCGCGCTCGCTCGAGAACCGTCCGCTGCACCCGCTGAAGTCCCCGCTGATCGAGGCACAGCGCAACGTCTTTGCCGCGATCGCCGAAGGCGACATCCTGCTGAACTACCCGTACCACTCGTTCCGCTACACCGAGCAGTTGCTGAGCTCTGCGGCCATCGATCCAGGCGTGCGTTCGATCCAGGTCACGCTGTATCGCATCGCGCGCGAATCGAACATCGCGAACTCGCTGATCTGCGCCGCGCTCAACGGCAAGGACGTGCTGGCGATCGTCGAGCTGCGCGCACGCTTCGACGAGGCGGCGAACATCGACTGGGCCAAACGCCTCACCGAAGCCGGCGTGCACGTCATCTTCGGTGTCCCGGGACTCAAGGTACACGCAAAGCTGATGCTGATCGGACGCCAGGAAGGCAGCCAGTTGCGCCGCTACGCACACGTCTGCACCGGCAAT is a genomic window containing:
- a CDS encoding M48 family metalloprotease, whose amino-acid sequence is MLLLITLLGLAPLSAWSMSEQKEITIGREMHREILAKIPVYANPALAAYVARVGNRLARASDRPGLEYTFTVLDSPDINAFATPGGFVYINRGLILYLQSEAELAAVLAHEIAHITERHASRQDVMSKTSSVASLALGVLAAIGTGSGTVGSLAQDAAATAGTAMVRGYGREMELEADREGARFMHRSGYDPMAMVEVLGALKEQESFARVRARADGHEAAVYHGVFSTHPRNDQRLQEVVAAAGALSSGAALQVDPDEFRRVTDGMKFAERRGSAAVVDGRYFNGKMGFTVAFPTGWRVVNRATTVVADAANGEARLQMSVRRALAELSPAEFAATMLELRDGSDGREIGDGGVKGFTARYPGAGGGPSRRVAVLYYGPYAYVFEGRSANAALASLHDALFVSTIGSFRPLRPADRDAVLAMQMRYVRAEPGAGFAQLAAQSPLRAYAEEQLRLLNGAYPRGEPQPGEWLKIIE
- a CDS encoding undecaprenyl-diphosphate phosphatase, whose product is MDSWSLLQALLLGVVEGLTEFIPVSSTGHQIIVADLIGFTGERAAAFNIIIQLGAILAVMWEYRARIVGVVRDLPRSAQAQRFTVNLLLAFIPAAVLGVLFSDLITQRLFNPPSVAMALVVGGLVILWVERREHRSGIDAVDLMDWRHALKIGCAQCLALIPGTSRSGATIIGGLLFGLSRRAATEFSFFLAMPTMVGAAVYSAYRYRDQFLASDLPVFTVGFVTSFVCAMIAVRALLRFVAGHSYAVFAWYRIAFGLLVLVTWRFALVDWSQAPP
- a CDS encoding SDR family oxidoreductase, which translates into the protein MGTLAGKVALVTGAGQGVGRGIALALAAEGARVVAAGRTEGKLLETCAEITQRGGSALPVVCDVMIAADIERCVQSTVDAFGTVDILVNNAQVVALGRILEFSEEHYQAGMDSGPLATLRFMRACHRYLRDGGCVVNLGSSAAMRPGAAGLGAYTAAKEAIRALTRAAAVEWGPDGIRVNCILPLAMSPAMDAWTAAYPQEAAALLRLVPLGRVGDCEVDIGRAVAFLCGPDARYITGHTLPLDGGEAFLR
- a CDS encoding TM2 domain-containing protein, translating into MSAGGQTHSVPMGYLLWIFGFMGAHRFYYGKPVSGTIWFCTLGLLGIGWIIDLFLIPGMDRDAERRYRTGPVGYNVSWLLLTFLGVFGVHRFYMGKWLSGLLYLFTGGLFMLGVLYDYWTLNRQIDELGA
- a CDS encoding bifunctional acetate--CoA ligase family protein/GNAT family N-acetyltransferase — protein: MTIRNLDKLLAPSSVAVIGASERAGSIGNVLTRNLLAGGFAGPIWAVNPRHGGASVLGVPCFASVAELPAAPDLAVIVTPAASAPGLVAALGARGTRAVIVISATPEGAQGKAIKTAILEAARPYTLRVVGPNCLGMMVPGIGLDASFSHLAPLAGRLAFVTQSGAIVTSMIDWAHARGIGFSQVLSLGDMSDVDIGDMLDYLANDAASDAVLLYVESVSSARKFVSAARAAARTKPVIVVKGGRFAAGARAAATHTGAMMGRDEVYEAVFRRTGIVRVYTLTELFNAAETLSRMRKLRGERLAILTNGGGLGVLAADALGALDGTLATLDEQTVAALDAILPQNWSRANPIDVIGDAPPERLAHAADIIAADRGVDAVLVVHCPTAVCPGVEAARAIAEVFAPRRTTQLLTSWVGGATALAAREAFSAAGIPTYPTPEQAVRGFMHAVAHARGQRILMETPELAPLTRTPEIRVVAELLAQARREGREWLDSSATRRVLQAYGFPVVEAFHVESPAEAAAAAARIAAPVALKIRSPDIPHKTDFGGVVLDLADPEATRAAAEAMRTSITARLPGARIEGFSVERMVHRRGAYELIIGMSSDPQFGPVLVFGHGGTATETIADTALALPPLNMHLARTLITRTRIARLLGGARGMPAANLDAIALALVRLSQLVCDFGEIAEMEINPLLADVHDVVAIDARIRLGEATDAGTARLAIKPYPRELEEDVPLADGRVLWLRPVLPEDEPSLRRAFESLNADEIYLRFFAPIKAMSHAMAARFTQIDYDRQMVLILTDHGAPGTTEFYGSVNIVCDPDLQRAEYAILVRHDMTGMGLGTLLMRRIIAYARGRGIAEIFGDVLVQNHSMLNLCTQLGFRIEASSGDPGVVTVRLDLGSARTD
- a CDS encoding thioredoxin family protein is translated as MYRSRDCKAIVANRAARVPPWRVFLWSFPVLALLLMLAQALPSHAQGTAAAPSATRTGADQGPADYSLRFDAARDPAGDLRRALAAAAASDKRVLVMVGGDWCVWCFLLDRHLRSDAEAARTLYGEFELLRVYYGDDNTNEAFLAAFPEFELFPHFFVVETDGHVLASVDADVLIADAKYDTGLIRKFAAAWHRH
- a CDS encoding nuclear transport factor 2 family protein, translating into MALNLEDCHAIEQLLHRYCHNADYSLPEAMRAIFTEDAVFELGAMNVRCEGFEAILAFFQNARGSIPPAQHVINNLVLEGDGDSAQSSCYIQVITTVDGEPRIMMTGRYIDTLQRTADGWRLARRIVSN
- a CDS encoding tRNA pseudouridine(13) synthase TruD, with the translated sequence MLEERAQPRAGPLAGSGTIRAAVADFVVDEHIEMDDDSGGEHLWLRVRKAGENTDHVASLLARAAGIRVRDVGYAGRKDRHALTTQWFSLHLPGRADPCFDGLPPSVEVLETRRRRRKLAIGGLRANRFRIAVRDFTGERSLLDRRLAELAVHGAPNHFGVQRFGRGGNNLALAHDWFAGTRRVADRKLRGLLLSTARAAIFNAVLAERVGDGSWCTACAGDALMPDGRGSYFPAPEIDATLAARVRAGELHPTGPLWGAGDSPAGGAIAELERAAAGRLPDLAQGLADAGLRQERRALRVLPRDLAWEWIGETGVVLSFGLPPGCYATTLLAEVLVCHDAAGAG
- a CDS encoding Ppx/GppA family phosphatase, which gives rise to MNETTGPVCAVLDLGSNSFHLLVGRLEAGRIVMLDRRKDMVRLAQGLGEDSRLDEKAMQRALDSLTTFAQQLRNVPRTNLRVVATNTLRTATNADAFLERVEKIIGVPIDVISGQEEGRLIFLGVVKGHASNALRRLVIDIGGGSTEFIVGRRKAKRIESLFIGCVSMSEKFFADGRITRSRYERALTLARAEIQHLAGGHGAARWDEAVGTSGTIRHVASLIERFNPGEHMITRDALEALVERLLRKRRIAALEALGVSSERAPVFPGGLAILHAAFIELDIERMHVSDYALKEGVLYELADQGEHEDTRRQTIDYLGRQFNIDRRQAMRVERLAKVLLPQVLSWLRTERNFAQQVLVAAAQLHELGLTISHNGYHRHGAYLLEHADMPGFSRSEQKMLSFLVLNHRRKLRTPEVHSYGFEADWTLVLVLRLACLFNRMRVDQRLPALRLVPVRNGWEIELPATWLRRHPLLEEDLRAENAFLGAIDSSLSIRTSR